From the Malus domestica chromosome 17, GDT2T_hap1 genome, one window contains:
- the LOC103404665 gene encoding E3 ubiquitin-protein ligase RING1-like, which yields MSELSATTQLPDDPRPTNEPVDPQTHPTLVIDPLTHCCANHNCNPFAVDALDSRSTSDRNWFSDAASDSDHDVSCLVTDLFDRSSSEQQRNTDCVVDSGSRSDPFATELEIGGVEDGDETESNLGFGSNSMGSVSELRIVGLELESDSDSGTIDDIESDRITDSGIQSIWDNLFLMEQRNMLESSESTESNPVNGGVEELSVVSGFFTAEDEVLQGAARSMEWEIVNNFRRFADDDDLDLETAEYINTIFGQFVENANAMNGRPPAALSVVEDLPLVEFTVEELKKEEAVCAVCKDSILVEDKVRSLPCCHYYHHDCIVPWLGIRNTCPVCRYELPTDDPDYERSKRESAARGEPGDLQVRFEQFV from the coding sequence ATGTCTGAGCTCTCCGCCACCACTCAGCTACCCGACGACCCACGACCAACAAATGAACCCGTTGACCCGCAAACCCACCCAACCCTCGTCATTGATCCCCTCACCCACTGCTGCGCCAACCACAACTGCAACCCCTTCGCCGTCGATGCTCTTGATTCCCGGAGCACGTCCGATCGCAACTGGTTCTCCGATGCCGCCTCCGATTCTGACCATGACGTCAGCTGCTTGGTCACCGATCTTTTCGACCGCAGCAGCTCGGAGCAGCAGCGCAATACTGACTGCGTTGTCGATTCGGGTTCCCGGTCGGATCCGTTTGCGACCGAATTGGAAATTGGGGGTGTTGAGGACGGCGACGAAACGGAGTCGAATTTAGGGTTTGGGTCAAACTCTATGGGATCGGTTTCTGAGCTTCGGATTGTTGGGTTGGAGTTGGAATCGGATTCGGATTCGGGTACAATCGATGACATAGAAAGTGATCGGATCACCGATTCGGGTATCCAGTCAATTTGGGATAACCTTTTCTTGATGGAGCAGAGGAATATGCTTGAAAGTTCTGAATCGACCGAGAGTAATCCAGTCAACGGCGGAGTGGAGGAGCTATCAGTGGTCTCTGGGTTTTTCACCGCGGAAGACGAGGTTCTCCAAGGAGCAGCACGAAGCATGGAGTGGGAAATAGTCAACAATTTTCGGAGGTTCGCGGATGATGACGATCTTGACTTAGAGACTGCAGAGTACATCAACACGATTTTCGGGCAATTCGTGGAGAATGCCAATGCCATGAATGGCCGTCCTCCGGCAGCTTTAAGCGTGGTCGAAGATCTTCCATTGGTAGAGTTTACAGTCGAAgaattgaagaaagaagaagcggTTTGTGCTGTTTGTAAAGACAGCATTTTGGTGGAGGATAAAGTCAGAAGCTTGCCCTGCTGCCATTACTACCATCATGATTGCATTGTGCCGTGGTTGGGCATTCGGAATACATGCCCTGTTTGTAGGTACGAGCTGCCCACCGATGATCCCGATTACGAAAGGAGCAAGCGTGAAAGTGCTGCTCGTGGTGAGCCCGGGGATTTACAAGTCAGGTTTGAACAGTTTGTCTAA
- the LOC114822639 gene encoding protein MICRORCHIDIA 4-like, producing the protein MSQEGEVLGGSVKKRKLDGVGSSEVLSPQPLRQVRAHQSCKQFWKAGDYEGAPCSDNHTSAAGGMDRVRVHPRFLHSNATSHKWALGAFAELLDNALDEVCSGATYVNVDVLESKKDGSRMLLIQDDGGGMDPKKMRHCMSLGYSVKSKVANTIGQYGNGFKTSTMRLGADVIVFSRCEGKDGKSDTRSIGLLSYTFLKSTGKEDIVVPMLDYEKRGGGAWRKMFQSSESSESDWKKNVETIVQWSPFSSEEELHRQFLMIKNHGTQIIIYNLWEDDEDQLELDFDTDPHDIQLKGVNRDEKNIQMAQDYSNSRVFLTYQHSLRSYASILYLRLPPNFRIILRGKEVEHHNIVNDMMMSQQVTYRPTGADGIQTNANAIAVVTIGFVKDAKSHIDVQGFNVYHKNRLIKPFWRLWNAAGSDGRGVMGVLEANFVEPAHDKQGFERTTVLSRLEKRLIIMQKNYWSTNCHEIGYAPRRNKKIINDSANRKETSPDPPSNAEATTSGSKKRPFSGRDSPAFQSVGSKASERITNDGVQTPKQSGTLGSSRSYEPSAPPSAANVSDAGMHVTMSDKQVGGRHQEGFAAKEDSAKDRPRVATPLSSHTEDTEQSCSPSSPGANSLDGHDVNGGRSRLEHVRVVGVQQLKIAYIKLKKILEKKDQWCKSLETQLLASKQKITDMNNEQDNLIGIFSEERERRDKEEKSLREKLKDATYTIQQLEKQLKAIESA; encoded by the coding sequence ATGTCACAAGAAGGTGAAGTTTTGGGAGGTTCGGTGAAGAAGCGGAAGCTGGATGGGGTGGGATCTTCCGAGGTTCTGAGTCCTCAGCCGCTGCGGCAGGTGAGAGCCCATCAGAGCTGTAAGCAGTTTTGGAAGGCTGGGGATTATGAAGGAGCTCCTTGCAGCGATAATCATACTTCTGCTGCTGGTGGGATGGACCGTGTAAGGGTTCATCCCAGATTTCTGCATTCCAATGCAACAAGTCACAAGTGGGCTCTCGGCGCTTTTGCCGAGCTGTTAGACAATGCATTGGATGAGGTTTGCAGTGGTGCTACGTACGTTAATGTCGATGTGCTTGAAAGCAAGAAAGATGGAAGCAGAATGTTGCTGATCCAAGATGATGGCGGTGGTATGGATCCGAAAAAGATGCGACACTGCATGTCCTTGGGGTATTCGGTGAAAAGCAAAGTTGCTAACACCATCGGACAGTATGGAAACGGTTTTAAGACGAGTACTATGAGGCTAGGAGCAGATGTGATCGTGTTTTCGCGCTGCGAAGGCAAAGATGGAAAAAGCGATACGCGGAGCATCGGGTTGCTGTCTTACACGTTCTTGAAGAGCACGGGAAAGGAAGACATTGTAGTTCCCATGCTTGATTACgagaagagaggaggaggagcctGGCGCAAAATGTTTCAATCCTCCGAAAGTTCTGAAAgtgattggaagaaaaatgtgGAGACAATAGTTCAGTGGTCGCCATTTTCTAGCGAAGAAGAGCTGCATCGTCAGTTCTTAATGATTAAAAACCATGGCACCCAAATAATCATATACAACCTTTGGGAGGACGACGAAGATCAGTTGGAGCTTGATTTTGACACCGACCCTCATGATATTCAACTCAAAGGTGTCAATCGAGACGAGAAGAATATACAAATGGCTCAAGATTATTCCAACTCGCGGGTTTTCTTGACCTACCAGCACTCGTTGAGGAGCTATGCATCGATTCTCTATTTGCGGCTTCCTCCTAACTTTCGGATCATCCTTCGCGGGAAAGAAGTTGAGCACCACAACATAGTGAATGATATGATGATGTCCCAGCAAGTCACGTATCGCCCAACCGGTGCTGACGGGATCCAAACAAACGCAAATGCGATTGCTGTTGTCACCATCGGGTTTGTAAAGGATGCAAAATCTCATATCGACGTCCAGGGGTTCAATGTTTATCACAAGAATCGACTGATTAAGCCGTTTTGGAGGCTTTGGAATGCTGCAGGAAGTGACGGCAGGGGTGTTATGGGTGTTTTAGAAGCTAATTTTGTTGAACCAGCTCATGATAAGCAGGGGTTTGAGCGTACAACAGTTCTTTCGAGACTCGAGAAACGATTGATAATTATGCAGAAGAATTACTGGAGTACTAACTGCCACGAAATTGGGTATGCTCCGCGACGTAATAAGAAGATCATTAACGACTCTGCAAATCGTAAAGAAACTAGTCCCGATCCTCCATCTAACGCGGAGGCTACTACGTCAGGCAGCAAGAAGAGACCATTTTCGGGTCGTGATTCACCCGCATTTCAGAGTGTTGGTTCAAAAGCTTCCGAAAGGATCACCAACGATGGAGTCCAAACCCCCAAGCAATCTGGGACATTAGGATCATCAAGGTCTTATGAACCATCGGCACCACCTTCGGCAGCCAATGTTAGCGATGCAGGCATGCATGTTACCATGTCTGATAAGCAAGTGGGTGGCAGACATCAAGAGGGATTTGCTGCTAAAGAAGACTCTGCGAAAGACCGCCCACGTGTTGCGACTCCGTTATCTTCACATACGGAAGATACTGAACAATCTTGTTCACCAAGTAGCCCGGGAGCCAATTCACTGGACGGTCATGATGTCAATGGTGGGCGTTCCCGCTTGGAGCATGTTCGAGTTGTAGGGGTGCAGCAATTGAAAATAGCATATATCAAACTCAAGAAAATTTTGGAGAAAAAGGATCAATGGTGCAAGTCACTTGAAACTCAGCTCCTAGcgtcaaaacaaaaaattacagaCATGAACAATGAACAAGATAACCTAATTGGCATATTCTCCGAGGAGAGGGAGCGTCGAGACAAGGAGGAgaagagtttgagagagaagcTCAAGGATGCAACATATACCATTCAACAACTGGAAAAGCAACTCAAAGCAATCGAGTCCGCCTAA